Proteins from a genomic interval of Acinonyx jubatus isolate Ajub_Pintada_27869175 chromosome B4, VMU_Ajub_asm_v1.0, whole genome shotgun sequence:
- the CSNK1E gene encoding casein kinase I isoform X4 yields MELRVGNKYRLGRKIGSGSFGDIYLGANIASGEEVAIKLECVKTKHPQLHIESKFYKMMQGGVGIPSIKWCGAEGDYNVMVMELLGPSLEDLFNFCSRKFSLKTVLLLADQMISRIEYIHSKNFIHRDVKPDNFLMGLGKKGNLVYIIDFGLAKKYRDARTHQHIPYRENKNLTGTARYASINTHLGIEQSRRDDLESLGYVLMYFNLGSLPWQGLKAATKRQKYERISEKKMSTPIEVLCKGYPSEFSTYLNFCRSLRFDDKPDYSYLRQLFRNLFHRQGFSYDYVFDWNMLKFGASSSQAQPRDSEAIALPCPRPCPCAGPTYPPSYWCPAPLGTQGPPDRPVEEVEELPPQNYWPVVWTPGPQF; encoded by the exons GTGCCAACATCGCCTCTGGTGAAGAAGTTGCCATCAAGCTAGAGTGTGTGAAAACGAAGCACCCGCAGCTGCACATCGAGAGCAAGTTCTACAAGATGATGCAGGGGGGAG TGGGAATCCCGTCCATCAAGTGGTGCGGAGCCGAAGGCGACTACAACGTGATGGTCATGGAGCTGCTGGGGCCCAGCCTGGAGGACCTCTTCAACTTCTGCTCCCGCAAGTTCAGCCTCAAGACGGTGCTGCTCCTGGCCGACCAGATG atCAGCCGCATCGAGTACATCCACTCCAAGAACTTCATACACCGCGACGTCAAGCCCGACAACTTCCTCATGGGGTTGGGGAAGAAGGGCAACCTGGTGTACATCATCGACTTTGGCCTGGCCAAGAAATACCGGGACGCCCGCACCCACCAGCATATCCCCTACCGGGAAAACAAGAACTTGACTGGCACTGCCCGCTATGCCTCCATCAACACCCATCTGGGCATCG AGCAAAGCCGTCGAGACGACCTGGAGAGTCTGGGCTACGTGCTCATGTACTTCAACCTGGGCTCCCTGCCCTGGCAGGGCCTCAAAGCGGCCACCAAGCGCCAGAAGTATGAGCGCATCAGCGAGAAGAAGATGTCGACGCCCATCGAGGTCCTCTGCAAAGGCTACCCCT CCGAGTTCTCAACATACCTCAACTTCTGCCGCTCGCTGCGGTTCGACGACAAGCCCGACTACTCCTACCTGCGCCAGCTCTTCCGCAACCTCTTCCACAGGCAGGGCTTCTCCTACGACTACGTCTTCGACTGGAACATGCTCAAATTC GGGGCTTCCTCGAGCCAGGCTCAGCCCCGTGACAGCGAAGCTATTGCactgccctgcccccgcccctgtCCCTGTGCCGGGCCCACGTACCCACCCTCTTACTG gTGCCCGGCGCCCCTGGGCACCCAGGGCCCTCCAGATAGGCccgtggaggaggtggaggagctGCCCCCCCAAAACTACTGGCCTGTGGTCTGGACTCCGGGGCCCCAGTTCTGA
- the CSNK1E gene encoding casein kinase I isoform X1, protein MELRVGNKYRLGRKIGSGSFGDIYLGANIASGEEVAIKLECVKTKHPQLHIESKFYKMMQGGVGIPSIKWCGAEGDYNVMVMELLGPSLEDLFNFCSRKFSLKTVLLLADQMISRIEYIHSKNFIHRDVKPDNFLMGLGKKGNLVYIIDFGLAKKYRDARTHQHIPYRENKNLTGTARYASINTHLGIEQSRRDDLESLGYVLMYFNLGSLPWQGLKAATKRQKYERISEKKMSTPIEVLCKGYPSEFSTYLNFCRSLRFDDKPDYSYLRQLFRNLFHRQGFSYDYVFDWNMLKFVSHVEAKAGLGDWTGKALTHEAKVTQWRAGLPKNGSYELDSASDLAGVLESPRPPRCGLICADSTCRCGQQGPGRAPPPTRPKRTWLGLESLLGALGGAWVALAGPPAVLIVAYTTLLLFCTSQAAAFTVAPLASLDPFIVVSFFLVMGPWVLLGGCSLSLS, encoded by the exons GTGCCAACATCGCCTCTGGTGAAGAAGTTGCCATCAAGCTAGAGTGTGTGAAAACGAAGCACCCGCAGCTGCACATCGAGAGCAAGTTCTACAAGATGATGCAGGGGGGAG TGGGAATCCCGTCCATCAAGTGGTGCGGAGCCGAAGGCGACTACAACGTGATGGTCATGGAGCTGCTGGGGCCCAGCCTGGAGGACCTCTTCAACTTCTGCTCCCGCAAGTTCAGCCTCAAGACGGTGCTGCTCCTGGCCGACCAGATG atCAGCCGCATCGAGTACATCCACTCCAAGAACTTCATACACCGCGACGTCAAGCCCGACAACTTCCTCATGGGGTTGGGGAAGAAGGGCAACCTGGTGTACATCATCGACTTTGGCCTGGCCAAGAAATACCGGGACGCCCGCACCCACCAGCATATCCCCTACCGGGAAAACAAGAACTTGACTGGCACTGCCCGCTATGCCTCCATCAACACCCATCTGGGCATCG AGCAAAGCCGTCGAGACGACCTGGAGAGTCTGGGCTACGTGCTCATGTACTTCAACCTGGGCTCCCTGCCCTGGCAGGGCCTCAAAGCGGCCACCAAGCGCCAGAAGTATGAGCGCATCAGCGAGAAGAAGATGTCGACGCCCATCGAGGTCCTCTGCAAAGGCTACCCCT CCGAGTTCTCAACATACCTCAACTTCTGCCGCTCGCTGCGGTTCGACGACAAGCCCGACTACTCCTACCTGCGCCAGCTCTTCCGCAACCTCTTCCACAGGCAGGGCTTCTCCTACGACTACGTCTTCGACTGGAACATGCTCAAATTCGTGAGTCACGTGGAGGCCAAGGCGGGCTTGGGGGACTGGACGGGGAAGGCCCTGACTCACGAGGCCAAAGTGACCCAGTGGCGGGCGGGGCTCCCGAAAAACGGGAGCTATGAGCTGGACAGCGCAAGCGACCTCGCTGGGGTCCTGGAGTCCCCGCGGCCCCCCCGCTGCGGCctcatctgtgctgacagcacgtgCCGCTGTGGTCAGCAGGGCCCGGGCAGGGCTCCACCTCCCACCAGACCCAAGAGGACCTGGCTGGGCCTCGAGTCCCTCCTGGGTGCTCTCGGTGGGGCGTGGGTGGCGCTGGCGGGCCCCCCCGCTGTCCTCATTGTCGCCTACACCACCCTGCTCTTGTTCTGCACGTCCCAGGCGGCTGCCTTCACCGTGGCCCCTCTGGCCAGCCTGGACCCATTCAttgtggtttctttcttcctggtcATGGGACCCTGGGTGTTGCTAGGCggttgctctctctccctctcttaa